The Arachis ipaensis cultivar K30076 chromosome B07, Araip1.1, whole genome shotgun sequence genome includes a window with the following:
- the LOC107609665 gene encoding catalase has protein sequence MDPYKYRPSSAFNTPFWTTNSGNPVWNNNSVLTVGNRGPILLEDYQFVEKLANFDRERIPERVVHARGASAKGFFEVTHDVSHLTCADFLRAPGVQTPVIVRFSTVIHERGSPETIRDPRGFATKFYTREGNFDLVGNNFPVFFIRDAMKFPDVIHAFKPNPKSNVQENWRILDFLSHHPESFNTFTWFYDDVGIPINYRHMEGFGVHTYTLLNKAGKVLYVKFHWKPTCGVKSLLEEEAIRIGGTNHSHATQDLYDSIAAGNYPEWKLYFQTMDPDHEDNFDFDPLDTTKTWPEDILPLQPVGRLVLNKNIDNFFAENEMLAFSMHVVPGISYSNDKMLQGRIFAYADTQRHRLGPNYLQIPVNAPKCAHHNNHHDGFMNFMHRDEEVNYFPSRFDPVRHAERVPMSSALISGQRERSVIVKENNFKEGGDRYRSWAPDRQERFIRRWIEALSDQRLTHEIRSIWISYLTQADRSLGQKVASRLNVRPNI, from the exons ATGGATCCTTACAAG TACCGGCCATCCAGCGCGTTCAACACACCCTTCTGGACCACCAACAGCGGCAACCCTGTTTGGAACAACAACTCCGTTCTTACTGTTGGAAACAGAG GTCCAATTCTGTTGGAGGATTATCAATTTGTGGAGAAGCTTGCAAACTTCGACAGGGAGCGGATCCCGGAGCGTGTAGTGCACGCGAGGGGAGCTAGCGCTAAGGGCTTCTTCGAAGTGACACACGACGTTTCACACCTAACATGCGCCGACTTCCTCCGCGCCCCGGGAGTGCAAACCCCCGTCATCGTCCGTTTCTCCACCGTCATCCACGAGCGCGGCAGCCCCGAGACCATCCGCGACCCCCGCGGCTTCGCCACCAAGTTCTACACCCGCGAAGGCAACTTCGATCTCGTCGGCAACAACTTCCCCGTCTTCTTCATCCGCGACGCCATGAAATTCCCTGACGTCATCCACGCCTTCAAGCCAAACCCCAAGTCCAACGTCCAAGAGAATTGGCGCATTCTCGACTTCCTCTCCCACCACCCCGAAAGCTTCAACACTTTCACGTGGTTCTATGATGACGTGGGCATCCCCATTAATTACCGTCACATGGAGGGTTTCGGTGTTCACACCTACACTCTCCTCAACAAAGCTGGCAAGGTTCTGTATGTCAAGTTTCACTGGAAGCCAACTTGTGGCGTTAAGTCCCTTCTAGAAGAAGAGGCCATTCGCATCGGAGGAACCAACCACAGCCACGCAACGCAAGATTTGTATGATTCCATCGCTGCCGGTAACTACCCCGAATGGAAGCTCTACTTTCAGACTATGGACCCTGATCACGAGGACAATTTTGACTTTGACCCTCTTGACACTACCAAGACTTGGCCGGAGGATATTCTTCCTCTTCAGCCGGTTGGTCGCTTGGTTTTGAACAAGAACATTGACAATTTCTTCGCTGAGAATGAAATGCTTGCTTTCAGTATGCATGTGGTGCCTGGTATTAGCTACTCCAATGATAAGATGCTTCAAGGTAGGATCTTCGCTTATGCTGACACTCAGAGGCATAGGCTTGGTCCTAACTATCTTCAGATTCCTGTTAATGCTCCAAAATGTGctcatcataacaatcaccatGATGGTTTTATGAACTTCATGCACAGGGATGAAGAG GTGAACTACTTCCCTTCAAGGTTTGATCCTGTTCGTCACGCAGAAAGGGTCCCCATGTCTAGTGCTCTTATTAGTGGACAACGCGAAAGG AGTGTAATTGTGAAGGAGAACAACTTTAAGGAAGGCGGAGATAGATACCGTTCTTGGGCACCTGACAG ACAAGAAAGATTTATCCGCAGATGGATTGAGGCATTGTCTGACCAACGTCTGACCCATGAAATCCGCAGCATTTGGATCTCATACCTGACTCAGGCTGATCGTTCTCTTGGTCAGAAGGTAGCAAGTCGTTTGAATGTGAGGCCAAACATCTAA